A single genomic interval of Candidatus Binatia bacterium harbors:
- a CDS encoding prepilin-type N-terminal cleavage/methylation domain-containing protein, producing the protein MGLVCRKPRQGARQQGFTLLELMISITLLTMMMAMVFSVFATATDSIPRGEAAAERSARLRMATALMTRQIRSLVDYPAESEDEEIHPFFNGDENSFTFITAAPQMGRGDGLGWVTYWVEEGSLNLTERLIFSAGAFVAEEPTSVAEATLLTGLAGHRFEYLRLEGDTSEWVDGWEGLEEQSPPAAIRITIEGLGLTDSYWIQEIPIMTVVYSLGTYDSDLGNVFDGEDDFGFEEEFEDD; encoded by the coding sequence GTGGGTCTCGTTTGCAGGAAGCCTCGCCAGGGGGCACGCCAGCAGGGGTTTACCCTTCTGGAATTGATGATCTCGATCACCTTGTTGACGATGATGATGGCCATGGTGTTCAGCGTCTTTGCCACGGCGACAGACTCGATTCCGCGCGGGGAAGCTGCTGCGGAGCGATCCGCTCGATTACGGATGGCGACCGCCTTGATGACCCGTCAGATCCGTTCGCTTGTGGACTATCCGGCCGAGTCGGAGGATGAGGAGATCCATCCTTTTTTCAACGGCGACGAGAACTCCTTCACGTTTATCACGGCCGCCCCGCAAATGGGGCGGGGCGACGGTCTGGGATGGGTCACCTATTGGGTGGAAGAGGGCAGCCTCAATCTGACCGAGAGGTTGATTTTTTCCGCGGGCGCTTTTGTCGCCGAAGAACCAACTTCGGTTGCAGAAGCCACCTTGCTCACCGGTTTGGCGGGGCACCGTTTCGAATACCTGCGGCTCGAAGGAGATACCTCCGAGTGGGTGGATGGCTGGGAAGGCCTCGAAGAGCAGTCTCCGCCGGCTGCGATCCGGATTACCATCGAAGGATTGGGTCTCACGGACTCCTACTGGATTCAGGAGATTCCGATCATGACGGTGGTCTACTCGCTGGGCACCTACGATTCGGATCTGGGGAATGTCTTTGATGGAGAGGACGACTTCGGTTTCGAGGAGGAGTTCGAGGATGATTGA
- a CDS encoding type II secretion system protein GspK, translated as MIESGRRDQRGFALLIVLWIFMVLFVLGAEFAVGMRQNAQATVNFADETQSYYLATAAANRTFYRALIARDEATLGLTAGEVEAEDFVPVIHTDGKWHQEELWGAPVWIKVTDEAGKIPINLADYNILIHLLGNLGVPTEDSGEIADAILDWRDPDDDTRLNGAESEYYLGLPQPYGAKNAPLDSLDELRLIKGVSEDLYFGGSEDYPIGLLDIFSVFNRRSALSVRSASPEVLEALLGVDPEQLAQLVEQRETDMTAVIPQLQAFLPDPSMEDLLNDDAPSILAVQAQARLPEARIGAHVGAVIDLGESNEGIFILRWMDALPMDPSVGADADNFDEAGL; from the coding sequence ATGATTGAGTCCGGACGCCGAGATCAGCGAGGCTTTGCGCTTCTCATTGTGCTGTGGATTTTCATGGTCCTTTTCGTACTCGGGGCCGAGTTTGCGGTCGGCATGCGGCAGAATGCACAGGCGACGGTCAATTTTGCCGATGAGACCCAGAGCTATTATCTGGCGACGGCGGCTGCCAACCGCACCTTCTACCGAGCCTTGATCGCCCGCGACGAAGCGACGTTGGGCCTCACGGCAGGGGAAGTCGAGGCCGAGGATTTTGTCCCGGTTATTCATACCGACGGGAAATGGCATCAGGAGGAACTTTGGGGCGCCCCGGTCTGGATCAAGGTGACCGATGAAGCGGGCAAGATTCCGATCAATCTTGCCGACTACAATATTCTCATACATCTGCTCGGCAATCTCGGGGTCCCGACCGAGGATTCTGGGGAGATCGCCGATGCGATTCTCGATTGGCGAGACCCGGACGACGACACCAGGCTGAACGGGGCGGAGAGCGAATACTACCTCGGTTTGCCCCAGCCATATGGGGCCAAGAACGCACCACTGGACTCTTTGGACGAGCTGCGCTTGATCAAGGGCGTGAGTGAGGACCTCTACTTTGGCGGCAGCGAAGATTACCCGATCGGGCTGCTCGATATTTTCTCGGTATTCAACCGCCGGTCGGCGCTGAGCGTGCGCTCGGCTTCCCCGGAGGTTCTGGAAGCTCTTCTCGGCGTCGACCCCGAGCAGCTCGCGCAGCTTGTGGAGCAACGCGAGACAGATATGACAGCGGTGATTCCGCAGCTGCAAGCGTTCCTGCCCGACCCTTCCATGGAAGACCTCCTCAACGATGATGCTCCCAGTATTTTGGCCGTTCAGGCACAGGCGAGGTTGCCTGAGGCACGGATTGGTGCGCACGTGGGCGCGGTGATCGATCTTGGAGAATCGAACGAAGGGATTTTCATCCTCCGTTGGATGGATGCGTTGCCCATGGACCCCTCCGTCGGTGCCGACGCGGACAATTTTGACGAGGCGGGTTTATGA